Below is a genomic region from Erigeron canadensis isolate Cc75 chromosome 7, C_canadensis_v1, whole genome shotgun sequence.
ACGGTGGCTGAAATCTTGAAGAACAATGGCTTCGCTGTTGAGAAGAGTGAGTCATTCTGTTTATGGATATAAAGTTTATCACTTGAAACGTATTACGTATATTTAACGCTCTTGATATCTCTATGTGCAGAAATAATGACGTCAACTGTAGAAATGAATGGAGAATCTAGGGGAAGGCCAGTTCAAAAGGCCAAGGTAAGTTTTTATTCTGATATTCTGTATATACTTGTTTAGCTTGCATCTATCATTCCTTCACATAGGTATGCTTTCAAGTCAATTGCATGTAGTTGTTGAAGATACATGTCATGTTTAACTGTGTAGAAATAAACATTGCTTATTAACGAATCGATttgtgttgtatttttttttttttttttcaaacgggtcaaatgggctGAAAGTTTTCAAAAGTTAATCTTAAGTTCATGCAACCTCTAAATCCGCTTTATACTTGATAGTAGTACTAATACAGTAGAAAGTAGAAACTGATAAGACTTTTTGCTACCATTTCATTGTGCATAGAAATATAGAATCACTTGTAGAAGTAGAAAACTGGTTGTTGTCAACCTACCTGGCACAGTGGTAAGTTGGCCCGTTTGGCCTGAACTATATATTACACCTATTAGACCACCCGCTTATTTGGGACCTCTATAGTCTATTCATAGTAATCTACTTTTCCACTTTTGACAGATTGAAATCGTGTTGGGGAAAACTGAAAATTTTGACGAGTTGATGGCTGCTGCACAAGAGGAGAGGGAATTGGGATATGCGGAGGAGCAGAGTTGAAGAGGAAAGTTTCTGCTACATTGGGTTAGTAGGCGAGTTATTAATATTCAGTGTTAGATGTTCAATTTATCGATTGGTCTGTTTGAGATGCATGGTAGCATTAAGATTTGTTTTCCTTGCCTTGAGTTACTTGAGACTATTTTCCATTGTTGTTCCTGGTTGAAACTCTTTAAAACTTGCTCAATGTTGAGTACATAAAGTTTATTTCATTCTTATGTGAAACTATTTCATGCGTACATGGCATATAAAATTTTAGGTTCAAAAATTTGAAACATACCAATACAAATGgaattgtttaaaatcataaCTGCGGCTGACGATAAGAGTAACACAATTCATTAGAAAAGTAATTGCAATGTAGTAAATAGACACACTCTTGTAGTCTTGTTATTTTATGATACCAGAAAAGAACATTGACAAAATGACTCTTGACTTAACCATGAAATCACTCCTATACCACCGAGTCTAAATGTTTCAACATTAAACCACGAAGTTAAGAGATTGTGAAATTCATGTAAGAATCTTGAAGTAGAATCAATGGCAGATATGATTGGTACTACTGAGAACTAGAATTCTATGGTAGACTTTTATTAAACAGTTGTTCCTTgataaaaataatcatttttttcctcAACCCTAAACATTAAGAAGATGCTTATAAAAACCGAAAATGAACCACAGCCGCTTTTACTCTTGCAATGAATTCCTTGTGTTTACCAAAAACTAAATTAACATAAAGTCGGTGATTTATCACTGAATATCAATCGTTGAAAACATTTTCTGAAATTCCTCGTCTCATTTTCCTATCCCTTCATGCCAAGGAGCTTTCATGTACCTTGGCACCTTGcgatcttatttatttatttacgtCTGTGTCACATGAGTTTTGATGTACGCAGGTTAGGCATTTAACCATTCTAAGACTTTTATTTTGAGACCATTTTTAAACAACTATACCACATATTTGAAGGGATGTTAGGtggaaatattatatatttttttctaacattttttttttttttttaacggctaaATCTACTTCTATTCTAAATCTAATACTCCAATTAATACACCAATTGCTCCCTGTGGAGCTTGAATAGATGAAGACGTTAGATAGTTGAACATTTGCATAACCAGTAAATATGAACATACATACATGCATGGTAGATGACCAAACAATTGTCTCCATTAAACCATCTTACAACAaccataaaaataatgtaaatggAGGTTAAAGGGATATGAGGAAGGATTTTACCCATTAAATCTCTGTTTGTATGTTACATATCTCTCACTACTTGaataaaacacacatatatacacattgtCCATCATTGTACTAAGACTCGCCACCTGAATTTATTTTGAATTGTATTCCGAATGTACAATTGAGTAATGCTAAAATCAATCTTAGTTATTTACCTTGTTTGGCAAAACTTGTTAGTAACATCTTTGTTTTTGAAAGGTACTTGTTGTAACATCAAATAATTGAATTttactcctttttttttcttttttttttaaaggtttttcATTCCTTTTCGAAGTAGTCAAACAcaattgattgatttttttttaagttagagAGAGCAATTGATTGATTATCTTTTTTTCGAAAAGTTGAATTCCGCTTTTGAAAATTCGTGTCGTGATTTGACAGTTGAAGGTCTagtatacgttgtcttaaccgggtccgcgttagaaagctttctcgaagtagaaatgtctactTCAAATACCTGCGGGAAGAAAATCTCTTACTAATTCGCCCAAAGGCACggcgattaataggggtaaactctgtccttcagacttgaacctgatcAAGCCCTTATAAAGTAATTTTTTATGTCAATCTCAATGTTTGAACacaaaacattttgaatgaacGATGTCTTTTCAACCACTGAGTTAATAATCAAACGCAATAATTGATTATATAATATTAGGAAAAAGACTAGTTTGGTCAAGTTATGCGGTCCATTTTCTATGTTTCTACTATGCATTTTAATGTGCTCCATTTCTATGCTTTCATTATTCGTTTTAATGTGCTCCATTTTCTATGCTTTTATTGTTGATGACATGACTTTTATATATGTGCTACATATATTATCTAGAAtgaaatagaaaaaagaaaaaaaacttaggACATAATATCATTTAGCTTCATAATAATTATTGAATTCTTGCGAATGAATTGTTGGCCAATTGGTAAAGTCTTAAACCTTGATGAAATTTATTAGACTTCGAATCCCACTTTTTACATTATGGGGGTGGATTATTAGGGGAGTTTTCGAGAGCCTTTGATTTCATTTCAGACATGCGTGATTCGAGTCACGTTATACCCAATTGGAAGTCATTAACAAATTTCAGTCTGTCtaaatcaataataatcaaaaggaaaaagaaaaaaaatatatacttataaattgTCTAAATAACAGTTAAATATTATAGTTTCAACTATTACTGAATGAAAAACGATTGATAATAGTTAACAAACGATTTTAAGTGCCCTTTTCTTATTTCCCAATTAATTCACTGACATTCAgactaagaaaaaaaattaaaaattgcacaaaatttttaataaaaaattgtatatcttttaaacttattttttagAGTTAAATG
It encodes:
- the LOC122607514 gene encoding uncharacterized protein At2g34160-like, which gives rise to MEEITEGMNNISIKTTNNNNDSSSYRKNRIQVSNTKKPLFFYVNLAKRYMQQHNEVELSALGMAIATVVTVAEILKNNGFAVEKKIMTSTVEMNGESRGRPVQKAKIEIVLGKTENFDELMAAAQEERELGYAEEQS